The Gorilla gorilla gorilla isolate KB3781 chromosome 17, NHGRI_mGorGor1-v2.1_pri, whole genome shotgun sequence genome contains a region encoding:
- the LOC134757413 gene encoding eukaryotic translation initiation factor 3 subunit F-like, translating into MSFDADVQTLASVQAPAQTPAPALLGPALPGPFPGGRVVRLHPVILASTVDSYERRNKGAARVIGTLLGTVNKHSVEVTNCFSVSHNESDEVAVDMEFAKNMYELHKKVSPNELILGWYAAGHDITEHSVLIHEYCSREAPNPIHLTVDTSLQNGHMSIKAYVSTLMGVPGRTVGVFTPLTVKYAYYDTECIRVDLIMKTCFSPNRVVGLSSDLQQVAGASARIQNALSIVLQYAEDILSGKVSADNTIRKVGHFLMSLVNQVPKIVPDDFETMLHSNINDLLMVTYLANLTQSQIALNEKLVNL; encoded by the exons ATGTCTTTTGATGCAGATGT CCAGACCCTGGCCTCAGTGCAAGCTCCAGCACAGACCCCAGCACCCGCTCTGCTTGGTCCTGCTCTTCCAGGGCCCTTCCCTGGTGGCCGTGTGGTCAGGCTGCATCCAGTCATTTTGGCCTCCACTGTGGACAGCTACGAGAGACGCAACAAGGGTGCTGCCCGAGTTATCGGGACCCTGTTGGGAACTGTCAACAAACACTCAGTGGAGGTCACCAATTGCTTTTCAGTGTCACACAATGAGTCAGATGAAGTGGCTGTTGACATGGAATTTGCTAAGAACATGTATGAACTGCATAAAAAAGTTTCTCCAAATGAGCTCATCTTGGGGTGGTACGCTGCAGGCCATGACATCACAGAGCACTCTGTGCTGATCCATGAGTACTGCAGCCGAGAGGCCCCCAACCCCATCCACCTCACTGTGGACACAAGTCTCCAGAACGGCCATATGAGCATCAAAGCCTATGTCAGCACTTTAATGGGTGTCCCTGGGAGGACCGTGGGAGTGTTCACACCTCTGACAGTGAAATACGCATACTATGACACGGAATGCATCAGAGTTGACCTGATCATGAAGACCTGCTTTAGCCCCAACAGAGTGGTTGGACTCTCAAGTGACTTGCAGCAAGTAGCAGGGGCATCAGCTCGCATCCAGAATGCCCTGAGCATAGTGTTGCAATATGCAGAGGATATACTATCTGGAAAGGTGTCAGCTGACAATACCATCAGGAAGGTGGGCCACTTCCTGATGAGCCTGGTTAACCAAGTACCAAAAATAGTTCCCGATGACTTCGAGACCATGCTCCACAGCAACATCAATGACCTGTTGATGGTGACCTACCTGGCCAACCTCACACAGTCACAGATTGCCCTCAATGAAAAACTTGTAAACCTGTGA